Genomic DNA from Luteitalea sp.:
ACCTGGACAACGTGCATGCCATTGGGGACGAGCTGGGGGCTCAGCCGCCGTTCGATTCGTACCTCGCTGGTTGGAACCCGACCTACTTTGCCGATCCAGAGGAGACGGAGCAGCGTCTGTTGAATGCGGGCTTCTCCAAGGCGCGCTGCTGGCTCGAGCCACGAGAAGTGGCACCGCCAGACCTGCGCGCCTATCTGACGACAATCGTCTTCAGCGCGCACCTGAAGCGGCTGCCTCCTGAGCTTCGCATGCCATTCATCGACGCCATCGTCACGCGGCTCGATCCCCCCGTCCTCGATTATGTGCGGTTGAATATTGATGCGACGGCGTGACCGGCACGGACCGCACCCAGCACGCTAATTCCCATCCACTCGACCCCGTCGTGCCACCGCCGAACGCCCAGAGGAAATTGGAGAACGTCCCGATACCGGCGAGCGTAAACGAGATGTTGACTGCGCGAGGCCGAGAACCACTCGAACGAGCCGATCACGGTCGCACGAATGGAAATGGGCTCAGCTGTGGAGCTCGTTTGGGCGAACACAGGCTCCGCGGCAGCGAGTGCGAGGAGCGCGATGAGTGGCGCCCTCATCTGGCCAACCCCAGTCCGCGCAGTAGCGCCTCGCCGTCGACCATGCCGAACCCAAACGTCGTGTCGCGTCCCGGCTCGCCGAGATCGATCGCGAATGTTTCGAGGGCCTGCTCGACTGCGGCAGGGTCCGTCACTCCCTGTTGCATCAGCATGGCAGCCAGGCCGGACACGTGCGGCGCCGCCTGGGAAGTCCCGGTGAAGTAGCAATAGGCCAGCGAGTCGAAGCGAGGTGCTGTATATTCGGACGGCGGCAGGAGGAAGGTGCTCGCAAGGTCGAGGTCGAGCGTTTGCTGCAGGACGCCGCGCTCCGCTCCGTGCTCGCGGAAGGATCCACCCGGCGCCGCCAGCTCGACCCACGATCCCGTGGACGAGTAGACCGCGTGGCGTTGCTCGCGGGTAATGGCCGACACCGAGACGGCCCCAGAGACGCGGCTTGCGATCTCGGCAATCACCTCGCTCTTGTTGCCATCTTCGAA
This window encodes:
- a CDS encoding S8 family serine peptidase, encoding MWCSAPRSRAPTGRSHVEFAMQPTTVRGGQLEPWLTGPPAPVVEDAIRYAVEKGMFIAIAAGNGFEDGNKSEVIAEIASRVSGAVSVSAITREQRHAVYSSTGSWVELAAPGGSFREHGAERGVLQQTLDLDLASTFLLPPSEYTAPRFDSLAYCYFTGTSQAAPHVSGLAAMLMQQGVTDPAAVEQALETFAIDLGEPGRDTTFGFGMVDGEALLRGLGLAR